The genomic region TATGTGATatcttatatgcatttatttagaaaagtagggaaattataaatgagaaaccatatttttatttattatatttcattccgtttattattctcaatttaatcataagtacataaaagtcatttcataactactataatccacacatacatttctgttcttatctatttctataatgtttgaaaactctgcataaactaaggtaatatctaaataaaacaataatatgaaaacattatcttacaaaatattataaaacacataaataaataataatgagtaatgaaattatctacaactaaatttcataaacatattattaataatttagttcacatttttcttttgttttttacttgGAATTGCTAACGAGTTTATAATGGCCTAGTGGTAtcgtatctatattatttgggAGAATGTGTCGCTTGGTAtcattaaaagataaacatgttttattaatttcttgggtgaaaattgtatgttttaacgatttaaatcgatacattttacaaaattgaatatttttattaaataaacatgacttATAATTGTctaacgttaatttttttgtgacaCATTTGTTAACACCCTtcgccttagtaataattttatcatctaCCTGTAATGCATACATTTTTGATCGCAAACCTACAAATTCTGTAAAGATTTTACCACAATTTTCATCTTTGaaataacctttttttttcttatttaatttaggaaagttaaaaacattatttgcaTCATAATCTGATGTATCGAAATGTGTACAAATGTCTGgttttatatatcattataaaagttactagtaaatatttgataaatgagACTGTCGGTATCTGTGTACAGTAGCTTCAGATTGGAAGTAAATTTCTCTTTCATGTAATTATAGTGGAAATCATACATAAGCGTTTtagatatatctaatatacaaaatccgagataaataggtttattatatattaacttcattttatttaattgaattgcaACAAGACTATCAGAAAATATTGAGACACTGTGAAAATTTGGTTGAGCAATTAGATCCCCAGCTCCTAATACTTTGCCCCTATTTTCCCAGTGGGTTAATAGTTTAACGTTTACACGTTTCTCAATATTTTCCATAGTCTTACCAAAAACAGCGTTGTTCATGAGTTTATAGAAATCTTTCTCAAAATCAGAATTAGCTTGGGTTCTTAATTGTGTATTAAggtctatatatttatttaaccatggACTctgcttaaattttaatattctatgaacttttaataattttaaacccattttcaaacattgaattaaatttcgataatgaataatatatttggatttattgtttaagtttGGAATCAATCTAATTTCCTTAGCATCCCCAACTGGTATATTTTCTGGACAAAGAGGTAAATCCGAATGTTCATTATGTAAATCCACCGGATACTCCAGATCTACTTctaatataaaacctatttctGATGAACAGCTTACATTAAAATCTGTATCAGCACTAACCCATTCAAAACCACCTGTAGGTAGATATTGTGACATTGCCCAACCATAAAGATTATTGGCATCGAAATACATTAAGAATGACTCTTTATCTTTCGCATTATAGTCAGACATGTAAACATTATTGGCTTTTGCATAGCGAGTGCTACATTGCGAAACACCTCCACGAATTCctgatttaataaaagcaaTCATATCTATATCAGTAAGTAATTCAATTTCTGTTTGAGTATGTTTTAACATGGCATCCCAACTTAATCCAGGTGCTGTATAGTAATGAGCCGGATCTAAATCgtatgttttaatacaaacactcctaaaattttcaaaaatatctgctaataataaaacatccgtttttaaataaagatttgaataatctaacatatttttacagttGAAATGTTTCCAAACATCTTTGGCGTGGTTATAATCTTCATTAGAAATAACGGAATCTGTGAGAGTACTATAAAAGTGTGAAAGTTCTGGAAGTTGATTGTAGTTTAATGTatcaaaatctttaataaattcatatggAAATACACCTTTTTTAGTCAGTCGTTTAAAGTCTTCTGAATTGGGAAAGCATTTtgataattctttaaaattattattgtttaaattttttgctaAAGTATCTAAGCTACTGGGTAAAAATTTTAGGGAATCCACAAAACGTAAAGTTACattactgttatttattttaagtaccttTGAAAAtgatatgtatttttctttattttgcgGGAGTACTTCTACCTGACCTTCATCAAAGTTTAAGGCGTGTACGATAAAATGTGCATCATAATGACTTAAATTGTGCAAGAAGACTGGTATAGTGTAAGGTACTCTAAATTTTTCTGAACAAAGTTTATGTACGACCCCAACAAATTCACCAGTAAACCAATCGTGGTAAATCATTGAATCCCCACCCAaaattttatcacaaatataacaatgatTAGATTTGCTAATTATATCTTGTTGTATTGGTGATATTTTACTTGCAACTTTTtgaaaaccaatttttttaacaattgttttcaaattatctttaagtgattccataaattttaaagcacAATTTTCACCAGtatatgttacatatttaGACAACTTATCATCGAATGAGCATTTAATGTAGTATCCAAAACTatatacattatgtttttgtacatttattgTATGTGATTTTGAAGGATCGTTTGAACATGATGCTAAAGGGCTCAAAAAAGCCTCAAAATCCGCATATATAACAAAAGGTAACATCAATTTACGTTgaaatttatcaaaacttaatttactttCAGATACAATATCACcccaccaattttttttatttttatctgcgTTTGGTATTTGTGTACAAATATGTCTGCAATCATTTTTTTGATGGTTATTTAAACGTTCAGatgttgaaaaatattgtaaacaaaagTCGCAAAGATATATAGCTTCCTTGGATTTCGAAATTTGACTACTTATTAACcttgacatattttttatataacaataatgacCGATTTTACCCTGTGtcaaatatagtaaatttatatgagTCGGCATTTTATTCTTTGTAAAATACAATGGCCCGAcaatacaatgtttttttctttgttcatTATATTCCAATCCAAAAACATTAATGCTAATATTATTGAGACTTTCAATTTTGTGAATATCGCTTAATTTAActggaaatttaatattaccaaattttaatttatgactgTATTTGGTGTATGATGATACTCTATCCGAATTTTTGTGCATTGGAAATAAAGCAGATAACAGTGCCCACTTAAAACATGCGTCATCGctgtttttaacatttatcacagctttttttatttttatgtcatgTGGTAATTCAATAAAGGATTTTCCTCTTAAAGGgttaaattgattcaaatTCATAtccaaatgtaaaatttttttcaGACTCCACCCACTATCCTTTCTCTCGAATGAATTTACATAGTTTATTAGAGAATTCGTGAgagttgtataaaatatattcaaatcatCACCAATACcaacaataaaattcattgaTTGGAAATCGAAAGTGTTGTTTATCTGTTTTGTCTCCTGAACAAAGTCaccatataaaatgaaatttatttttaaaattgtgtggtcttctatagatttatttattattgtaaatattgtatctttAACTGACGCGAGAAATGAATCTGGTGTCTCAAACTGTAAATCATTTTGATTTTCTGAAGTTACTCTATAggttattattctattacCGAACGCAGTCTCAATTATCTTAACATTGGGTTTTATCGAATGTTGTATTTTatctacattatttttgtgtgcATTGCTCCTTAGATGACtagcgaaatattttttggaaaaatttgtattacaaatacaacaaaatttcGTGTTAGAATTATTACCTTCATTCGATGTTGATGGCTCTTGTGAAGACCGTGAAAAATCCATGGTAGGTCcagattttattcttttgataTCAACAGAGTTAATATCAACATCTGCTTTCCTTTTGGTTCCGCAACCCATTTGATCAACCCTAtcgaataaaattttgatttatttaactgttaGACTTGCGAATAGACATACTTaatcataacaaaaaataagaaatatgattattaaatatactcacAGTTTTCTTTCGAATTCCTCACATAGCTCCATCATTCTTTGATCATAAAAtgagttatttaaatcaccTCTTTCTATTTCatcacaaacattaaaaagttcAATTGTATCAATGTTTTCAAATTCATGATCCATTTCTTCAAAAAAGACACTAACACATTCTTGAgacattgtaaatatatatattcgtttcacaactatttatttcgtaacaCACTTTTTACCTTAATGCGCAAAGGTCTTCAACACAATTCACAATGATTGACTTTGTACAAtgcaacataatatttatactagaGGACAACTGaaacattacttaattatataacgTATGGTATTAGAATTTGAtagtaagttaattaattactaataaggTCATCACGTAAAGATACTAAAGGaacctaatttttaaaactataatgttttacattatctTCCTCGGATATTTCCtttgttatgttatatacTACGTCTTTTATCTGAAGATCAATGTTGGAATCGTTTTTCATGTAATATTTAACACGAATATCTGCATTTTTCCAATGTTGTGAGACCGGGatttcttttaacttttttaaactatacaaGTCGATTTTCACAAGTATGTCAGCGTCCATTCCATCATCTTTGTCTGTTGATATATATTGAATGTTCCCCTCCTTTCCTGCACGGCCAACAGTTGAAGAAAGTCTagcttttttcttctttcggTCTGGTTCTTGAATAAAAAAGTCATCTAAACGACTGGTccccttatttttatttacgtgtATGTTCGAAACCTCTTCTTCATcagataaaacataataattatagggTCTGAAACATTTTTCCACATCTTTCAGGTTGTATGAAGGctgaaatataacattaacaaatcaaaatgtattttaaaaaaattaataagattttattaaagaaaccttggaaaacaaattttaaaaatataaataactcacctccatttttgatattagaaCACTACACACTTTCTACACGTTGTCCTGTGATTCATACcacaatactatatttttctttacaatatctgtatttaataaattaatgttaatcgATTGTtacctcaaatatttattaaacaattataaattcattatcATCCTAATGTTGtcgttaaaaacaaattaaaactcaatgaaatagcaaataaattaagagCTTAAGACCGGTACTCAGGTACcggtatacattttcttaacgaaGGTAATGGGATATCGAGGGAGCAATACTCAGATGGATACTGTTTACTAGCCTTTGATTTAACCCCCGACTTATCAGCTAACTCTAATATTCACTGGAATCTCATTCGTCATGGTAGTGTGAGAATGGAAGTAAGATTCGAGAACGCATTGactgaaacaattaactgtgtagtttatgcagagttttcaaacattatagaaatagataagaacagaaatgtatgtgtggattatagtagttaagaaatgacttttatgtacttatgattaaattgagaataataaacggaatgaaatataataaataaaaatatggtttctcatttataatttccctacttttctaaataaatgcatataagatATCACATATGTTGGGATGACAATACAACGTGATGTTAGTTGAGGTGGATGATTGATAGGaattggaattgtatttagtgcaatatataagagtagaaggtcaaacgcgttggaataaaaatgaatacattaaacctgcaaatgagtctccataaaatacatcccagcatccagtatagcgtgtacccctcgaatcgcctaccaatgcacgtacacttacccacatttattatatgcaatctcgatcctgactcacaaccaggatctcattgggtagctattcatatcaaccacgaaaaagttggagaatattttgattcatttggacgtaagcctattagagtaatagcggattttttaagaagaaattgtcgggtatggcgctataatacagctagcgttcaggacatctattctgccttttgtggggagtattgtgtagtatatttgtactacaagttctggggtttcagcttggaagattacctcagaaatttttcgtatgactcgccaagaaatgacatgacactagtaaagttgtattgtaacataatgcaaataaacacataaaacacggaaatcatatttttaatgttcagtaaatccttttcccatctgtcctggtgcatttgcaggtaaatgcgcatggtaatttgctaattatggatacgaaactgactcggtgattagtaaatgaggatttggacgagacgttacattcttattatgaggtgattagtaaatcgattaatttgcaacgtatagcaaaacctaacttcgaaacagagagaaatatcgcttcgggagtgagtgctatagactcagcacggtctgtttagtggggaaagagaccaaactttttttttttttttttttaggcggggactgccgctgagccagaaacacacggggggttaggttgactgaggcagcgagtgaggcagtccccggcacggggggttaggttgactgaggcagcgagtgaggcagaacccgtgaatccctactactgTCGATTACAGCCGACGTCCCCGCCGGTTATAACATTCAATGGGAGGGAGGATGAGTGGCGTTGACAAATGATGCAACGTTTTGGCAATTTTCCATGGCCAACCATTCGCCTTTACATATTTTTCCGAGGATGCGGCGCGTCACGTTAAAGATGTTCACGGAGGTGCTACACATATGcttaaatgaaacatatttattaccttatagaagttttaagtataaagttataaatccAAAagatttctgaaataaattaaattataaaatagggTACAGTGCCAGAAATTATGACTCAAATTACGagagaaaaacaaatattgtagacaaaataaaatattattgaagtttCCATTATTctttttgcaataaaaatgtaaagtttCGTTTGGCTTCCAGGATAATGATACTTGATTAGTGTACTTTTACTGAAGTTTCTGAGATCACTGATGCCCCCAGCTAAATGCTAATAGCGAGTTTATGCTAGAGTTGCTTCGTTACAGAAATTTTAATCAGGTATAATAGGtacttcaaataaaattaaatgttatttcgaGGTGTGTACAAGAAATAACGCCAACATTGAAATCCCTCGACTTTgttgacaaattaaattatctagttttatttatgacaatttTCTATAGCAAATTTCGTatcaaaattgttaaatttcaCCAAAATCAGCGTTACCAAAGAGCTTGTGAATCTGGCACACGGTAGAACGGATAataaggaataataaaataatcattattataggtatatagGTAATGAACCAAAGTTTTCTCTAGAGTTGGCCCCtgtgctattttttatttccgaAAAGGACGACCGGccaataaatgaattaatacgAAATCAACTGAAGCTTTTATAGGATAATTcctcaaaattaaattaaattatattatagatggGCGATTGAAAAACGCCTACTGTCACAGAGATAACGTGAAATATGgcgattgtattatttatcagCACAAGTGAATGTCAAATAAGCATTAAGCTCGTCGATCATTTAacgtgtaatataatttagtgaATTAAGGACAGAAATGGAGCTTCAGTTATcagttctttttaaatattaagataatgcCATTACACCGGAAGTTGTCTTCGTCAATTACGTATACATGGAAACGTAGTTACggaaaatatagataatcctataatatatttattttattattctttatttctcaatatgtcatatggaacatggtgtaatggttgaagctccttacaaacattgtgtaaaaaaaacttggcgattaaaaagagtgacggagagtttattgccagttcttctcttccgttctacgcccttgatttgagaactggaagtaaatgtaaaattagaatcatttaaagtatattttgacgttcataagagtacattatgttacctatatgaatacatgatttttgattgattgattgatataaTATGCTATAGTATATAtccttttttgggaaaagagatactcttctttaataaaatcccagaggctcttttatctctgccttttaataaatttaagaaatgtattaaagaaaagctgtgtaaaaaggcttactataaagttattgattatctagttgagaaaagggcctgggactagtgctgggcaggctgcctctaattaatttgatatatttgttttaaatattgtttgatgatttgcttttttaaaagagtaccgagagttttttacgccggctttttctctcggcctacaccctatgtctttgccgatgagtagggatgcctacaagttcgaattgattgacgtggaatgagtgatacctagaagatcttatgttccaaaataaacgtattttatttttatttatttaatgcttctaattttacatttactgccacttCGCACattaagggcgtagaacggaagggaagaactggcaataaacgctccgccactctttttaatcgccaagattttgttttacacaacgtttgtaaggagctgcaaccattacactatGTTCTACATTATTCATTATTCATAGAAAATAGCAAGAACAGATAAAACAAATGTGATTTGTTGACATACCTCTACTCTTTCTCTTCCCTCCCACCGCGGAACACGTGAGGGGGGTCCAGCCTTGTCGTGGCGGGAGGGCTCAGCACCGGCAGCACGGGGCTTATACCTGAACGTGCTGCTGGAAAGCAAATGGGACCACCACGACGTAATTAGCCGCTCCCGACAGGTTCTCATTAGAAGAACCATGCGAGATGCGGCCGGATAGATGGCGCTTTAGGTGCCTGGGCACTTTAGCGATCTGTGTTTTGTCTTGTTCGTGTATCAACGTGCTACCAGCACTTCAACAGACTGGTTTGCGGAGTGTTGTGTGCGTGCTCACTTATTGTATCCCGCTTCCCTTATCCGGGAGCGGCGTTTACTTGTGTTGGTGTTATGTGTGTTTCCTACTCCCTTAAAGGGGATTGGGGAGAGTGGTGTTTCACGTCCGTCTGTATAAATGTTCTTGTGTTGCTTCGGTGCATGCCAGGCCAAGGTGGAGGACAAGCGGTTATTCATTCCGTGCGTCCTATGCGCGGCTGTCTCTT from Pieris rapae chromosome W, ilPieRapa1.1, whole genome shotgun sequence harbors:
- the LOC123690429 gene encoding uncharacterized protein LOC123690429; protein product: MPTHINLLYLTQGKIGHYCYIKNMSRLISSQISKSKEAIYLCDFCLQYFSTSERLNNHQKNDCRHICTQIPNADKNKKNWWGDIVSESKLSFDKFQRKLMLPFVIYADFEAFLSPLASCSNDPSKSHTINVQKHNVYSFGYYIKCSFDDKLSKYVTYTGENCALKFMESLKDNLKTIVKKIGFQKVASKISPIQQDIISKSNHCYICDKILGGDSMIYHDWFTGEFVGVVHKLCSEKFRVPYTIPVFLHNLSHYDAHFIVHALNFDEGQVEVLPQNKEKYISFSKVLKINNSNVTLRFVDSLKFLPSSLDTLAKNLNNNNFKELSKCFPNSEDFKRLTKKGVFPYEFIKDFDTLNYNQLPELSHFYSTLTDSVISNEDYNHAKDVWKHFNCKNMLDYSNLYLKTDVLLLADIFENFRSVCIKTYDLDPAHYYTAPGLSWDAMLKHTQTEIELLTDIDMIAFIKSGIRGGVSQCSTRYAKANNVYMSDYNAKDKESFLMYFDANNLYGWAMSQYLPTGGFEWVSADTDFNVSCSSEIGFILEVDLEYPVDLHNEHSDLPLCPENIPVGDAKEIRLIPNLNNKSKYIIHYRNLIQCLKMGLKLLKVHRILKFKQSPWLNKYIDLNTQLRTQANSDFEKDFYKLMNNAVFGKTMENIEKRVNVKLLTHWENRGKVLGAGDLIAQPNFHSVSIFSDSLVAIQLNKMKLIYK